GATTTAGATATCTTTAACTTAATGCCGATATGGGGAGTTGCGATCACTTACATTCTTGCAATAGGATTAATAAATGCCTATAATTTTATGGATGGTATTAATGGAATAACAGGTTTGTATACTTTGGTTGTAATGGGAGCATTGTTGTATGTAAATACAAAGGTTCAACTATTTATAGATAGTACTTTTATAAAATATGCAATGATAGCTAGTCTAGTTTTTTTGTTTTTTAATTATAGAAAAAAAGCTAAGTGTTTTGCTGGAGATGTAGGAAGTATTGCTATTGCCTTTTGGGTAATCTATTTAGTATTGAAACTTATTATTGTTACAAACTCTCTTATTTGGCTTCTTTTTTTGGCTGTGTATGGAGTGGATGCAATAGGTACGATCATGCATCGACTATATTTAAAGCAAAATATTTTTGAAGCACACCGTTTGCACTTATATCAAGTTTTAAGTAACGAATATAAAATTCAGCATAGAGTGGTTGCTTTATATTACGCAATTGTACAAACTGCAGTTTCGGGTTTGGTTGTGTTTTTATATCAAAAGGTTGATGATATATTATTATTTGTAACTATTATTATTCCATTACTTTTGATCTATTCATTGAAATTTTATTTGTTGAATAAAAACGGCTTAAAAGTTACTATATGATTCCAAAAATAATTCAAGGAGGAAATTTCTCAGACCATCGTGGGACTATTTCGTATGTAAATGATTTTAGTTTTGCAGCTATTGAAAGGTTTTATATTATTAGTAATTCAGATGGTAATCCTATTCGTGCTTGGCAAGGACATAAATTAGATGCTAAAAATTTTTATTGTATAAGCGGAAGCTTCAAAATTCATTTCGTAAAAATTGATAATTGGGAGAATCCTTCTAAACATTTATTAATTGAAACTGTTACTGTTTCTGTTTCCGATAGCAAAATTGTTCATATTCCTGCAGGATATGCTAATGCAATTCAGGCATTGGAGAAAAACTCTAAATTAATTTCATTTTCGACTTTGCCATTAGCAAATGTTAGTGAAGATGATGTCCGTTATGCTTCTGATTATTGGATAATCAATGAATAACAAAAGAATTTTTTTGTCATTACCACAGCAAAGTGGATTTGAAGAAAAATATATTCAAGAAGCACTGAATGATTCTTGGATTACTTCTGGGGGACCAAATGTTGATGAGTTTGAAAATAAGTTACAATGCTATTT
The nucleotide sequence above comes from Flavobacterium branchiarum. Encoded proteins:
- a CDS encoding WxcM-like domain-containing protein; the encoded protein is MIPKIIQGGNFSDHRGTISYVNDFSFAAIERFYIISNSDGNPIRAWQGHKLDAKNFYCISGSFKIHFVKIDNWENPSKHLLIETVTVSVSDSKIVHIPAGYANAIQALEKNSKLISFSTLPLANVSEDDVRYASDYWIINE
- a CDS encoding MraY family glycosyltransferase, translating into MNYTILGILLMIIMLLYFKVANRFNIIDRPNDRSSHTEVTLRGGGIIFWFSSLLYFVQHIQDNYFFFTGITLVSLVSFWDDIQSLSNKIRISIHFTAITLIFYDLDIFNLMPIWGVAITYILAIGLINAYNFMDGINGITGLYTLVVMGALLYVNTKVQLFIDSTFIKYAMIASLVFLFFNYRKKAKCFAGDVGSIAIAFWVIYLVLKLIIVTNSLIWLLFLAVYGVDAIGTIMHRLYLKQNIFEAHRLHLYQVLSNEYKIQHRVVALYYAIVQTAVSGLVVFLYQKVDDILLFVTIIIPLLLIYSLKFYLLNKNGLKVTI